From the Thunnus albacares chromosome 24, fThuAlb1.1, whole genome shotgun sequence genome, one window contains:
- the sumo1 gene encoding small ubiquitin-related modifier 1 — protein MSDTETKPSSQDGGDKKDGEYIKLKVIGQDSSEIHFKVKMTTHLKKLKESYSQRQGVPASTLRFLFEGQRIADNQTPKELGMEDEDVIEVYQEQTGGLWND, from the exons atgtcagacacg gaGACAAAACCATCCAGCCAAGACGGGGGGGATAAGAAGGACGGAGAGTACATCAAATTAAAAGTGATCGGTCAG GATAGCAGCGAAATCCACTTTAAGGTGAAAATGACGACACATCTAAAGAAGCTGAAGGAGTCTTACAGCCAGAGACAG ggcgTCCCAGCAAGCACGCTAAGGTTTCTGTTTGAAGGACAGAGAATCGCAGACAACCAAACTCCAAAAGAG CTGGGGATGGAGGACGAAGACGTCATCGAGGTGTATCAAGAACAGACTGGCGGACTTTGGAATGATTAA